One segment of Eriocheir sinensis breed Jianghai 21 chromosome 69, ASM2467909v1, whole genome shotgun sequence DNA contains the following:
- the LOC126988339 gene encoding ribulose-phosphate 3-epimerase-like, whose protein sequence is MSSEVKHPQCKIGPSILNADLSNLEQACVDMMASGADYLHLDVMDGHFVPNLTFGHPLVRCLRPKVPDAFFDMHMMVSNPEKWVEPMAEAGADQYTFHVEATDEPKALARKIREAGMKAGVGVKPNTPIDVVVPLIDAVDMVLVMTVEPGFGGQAFMADMMSKVEFLRRKFPELDIEVDGGVSLTTIDACAKVGGCNGWLVVVVVVVVRFGKVLVRFWSGSAVVKAEDPKDVIARLRQSVVNAL, encoded by the exons ATGTCTTCCGAGGTCAAGCATCCACAATGTAAGATCGGACCTTCCATCCTCAACGCCGACCTGTCCAACCTTGAGCAAGCCTGTGttgat aTGATGGCCAGCGGGGCGGACTACCTCCACCTGGACGTGATGGATGGCCACTTcgtccctaacctaaccttcggCCATCCTCTCGTGCGATGCTTAAGGCCGAAAGTACCAGATGCCTTCTTTGATATGCACATGATGGTGTCTAATCCGGAGAAG TGGGTGGAGCCTATGGCGGAGGCCGGGGCGGATCAGTACACCTTCCACGTAGAGGCCACGGATGAACCCAAGGCCCTGGCGCGGAAGATCAGGGAGGCGGggatgaag GCTGGCGTCGGCGTCAAGCCCAACACCCCAATCGACGTGGTTGTTCCGCTCATCGACGCGGTGGACatggtgctggtgatgacggTGGAGCCAGGCTTTGGGGGCCAGGCCTTCATGGCGGATATGATGTCCAAGGTGGAGTTCCTGAGGCGGAAGTTCCCCGAGCTGGACATtgaggtggatggtggagtgaGCCTGACCACCATTGATGCCTGCGCTAAGGTGGGTGGGTGTAATGGCTGgcttgtggttgtggttgtggttgtggttaggtttggtaaggttttggTGAGGTTTTG GTCGGGCAGTGCCGTGGTCAAGGCTGAGGACCCCAAGGATGTCATCGCACGCCTCCGCCAGTCTGTCGTCAACGCTCTCTAG